In Leclercia sp. LSNIH1, the genomic stretch CGTTGGTGCCAAGCGGGCCACTGGCGGCGGCAATCAGCGGGGCGATGACCTGCGCGCGCGTGTCGGCCTCAAACAGCGGATGGCGCGGATCCATAATAAAGACCAGGGCGTTAACGGTGCGTCCATCATCCAGCTCCAGCCGACACCAGCTCGGCATATAGCAGCCAGTGATCATCTCACGCTTCCACAGCAGCGCCAGCTCCTCTTCCAGGGTCGCATCCGGCAGACGGTAGGCCACGCCGGTGGTGCGTCCGCCCTCTTTCAGTGCAAGCATACGGCCTGGCTGGCAGGCGCTGCCGCGTCCGGCGGTCAGGCGCAAACAGAAGGCTCGATGCCAGCCCGGAAGCGTCCCGGTTGCCGATTCAACATACTCCAGCGCCGGGTTCCACATCAGGGAACCGTAGCCGAAGAGCCATACCGGACCGTTGTCCGGACGGCAGGCCAGGGTCGCAGCCAGCGACGCTGCGCGCTGCTCGGCTGACCACAGAAGCGACTCTTCGATCGCACCAAAGGCCGTTCTGCAGTCGGCCTTCATAAGAAAATCACGCGTTAACATATTGCACCTCCGCCACTGCCTGCATCCCTGCCCTCACTTTATGAACCTTCCGGGTCCTTTTACTGCTCAATTAGAAAGCAGTAGGGTGACGATATGCAATAATCTCGCCGGGTGCAACAGAGCGCGAGGCCGACCGCCTTAAAAGTCAAAGCCGACGGTGCAAACTATTAAGCACAGCCAACTAAGCAATGACTATTTCTTCTTGTGCCACTTATCATCGTCTCCCTTTTCGTAATCCTGCTTCACCGCCGCCCAGGCCACCTTGTGTGCGGTCTCCTCACGACTGTCATCGCCCCGGCGGTCCTCTTTATCTTTGTACTGATCCCAGGCGCTGTTAAAGGCTTCTTTGTAGATATCCTGCGCGTGGGCAGGCAGTACGTTCTTAACGTTATCCGGTAAATCAGTTTTCGATTTGTATGGCATAGCAACCCCCTCTTTTTATTCACTTAATAAGTGTGGTCGACAATACCGAAGGCTTCCAGTCGAATCGATAATCCTGGATTTCAGTTTCTTAATCTACTGTTATTAAGACCCTATTTAACAAAAATATATTATTATGACGCTCTCGTGAAATAATTCCCCTGTACCGTAAAATTAAGTAAAAGATACTCAGAGATTAACGGCGATCTGTTAATTTAAGCTCCTCACTTTCTGTCTATAATTACAAGCACCTGCCAAAACGGAGAATTACATGACAACCGCACACGAGACGGTGAAAACCCGTCATAAGGAGACGTCTCTCATTTTCCCGGTGCTGGCCCTGGCCGTGCTGTTCTTCTGGGGAAGCGCGCAGTCACTGCCAGTGGTCATCGGGATTAATATTCTGGCCCTTGTGGGTATTCTGAGCAGTGCTTTTAGCGTTGTACGCCATGCCGACGTGCTGGCCCACCGCCTGGGCGAACCCTACGGTTCCCTGATTTTAAGTCTTTCCGTCGTTATTCTCGAAGTGAGCCTTATTTCCGCTCTGATGGCGACCGGTGACGCCGCACCTACCCTGATGCGCGATACGCTCTACTCCATCATTATGATTGTCACCGGCGGGCTGGTCGGCTTCTCGCTGCTGCTGGGCGGGCGCAAATTCGCAACGCAATATCTGAACCTGTTTGGTATTAAGCAGTATCTGATCGCCCTCTTCCCGCTGGCGATTATCGTGCTGGTATTCCCGATGGCGCTGCCGGGGGCCAATTTCACTACCGGCCAGGCCCTGCTCGTGGCGCTGATTTCTGCGGCGATGTACGGCGTGTTTCTGCTGATCCAGACCAAAACGCACCAGAGTCTCTTCGTCTATGAGCATGAAGATGAGAGCGACGACGATGACCCGCACCACGGCAAGCCGTCCGCGCACAGCAGCCTGTGGCATACGGTCTGGCTGGTGGTGCATCTGATTGCGGTCATTGCAGTCACCAAGATGAATGCCGCACCGCTGGAGACACTGTTGACGGCGATGAACGCGCCGGTGGCCTTTACCGGCTTCCTGGTGGCGCTGCTGATCCTCTCCCCGGAAGGACTGGGGGCATTACGTGCCGTGCTGAATAACCAGGTGCAGCGTGCCATGAACCTCTTCTTTGGCTCGGTGCTGGCGACCATCTCCCTGACCGTGCCGGTGGTGACGCTGATTGCCCTTCTTACCGGTAACGAGTTGATGTTTAGCCTTGGTGCACCGGAGATGATTGTGATGTTGGCGTCGCTACTGCTGTGCCAGATTTCATTTTCCACCGGGCGCACCAACGTGCTCAACGGTGCGGCGCACCTGGCATTGTTTGCGGCCTATCTGATGACGATATTTGCCTAGTCCTTTGCCCAGCGGCGCTTCGCTTGCAGGGCCTACGGGTTTTGTAGGCCGGGTAAGCGCAGCGCCACCCGGCAATAAGCGCATAAAAAAACCCGCCGAAGCGGGTTTTTTTATTAGTTGCTGGTATCCAGCTCTTCAAAGCTCTTGACCAGATCGTCAATCGCCTTAATCTGCTTCAGGAACGGCTCCAGCTTGTCCAGCGGCAGCGCGGATGGGCCGTCGCACTTGGCGTTGGCAGGATCCGGATGCGCTTCGATAAACAGACCCGCCAGACCGGTCGCCATACCGGCGCGCGCCAGTTCGGTAACCTGAGCACGACGGCCGCCTGAGGCTGCGCCAAACGGGTCGCGGCACTGCAGAGCATGGGTCACGTCGAAGATGACCGGCGACTGGTTAGAGACATTTTTCATCACGCTGAAGCCCAGCATGTCCACCACCAGGTTGTCATAACCGAAGTTGGAACCACGGTCGCAGAGGATCACCTGGTCGTTACCGCCTTCGATAAACTTATCGACGATGTTCCCCATCTGGCCTGGGCTGACGAACTGTGGTTTTTTCACGTTGATGACGGCGCCGGTTTTCGCCATCGCTTCGACCAGATCGGTCTGACGGGCGAGGAACGCGGGCAGCTGGATCACGTCAACCACGTCTGCCACAGGCTGCGCCTGGCTTGCTTCATGGACGTCGGTGATCACTTTTACGCCAAAGGTCTGCTTCAGCTCCTGGAAAATTTTCATCCCCTCTTCGAGGCCCGGGCCACGGTAAGAGCGAATAGAGGAGCGGTTGGCTTTGTCAAAAGAGGCCTTAAACACATACGGGATACCCAGCTTCTGGGTCACGGTGACGTAGTGTTCGCAGATACGCATCGCGAGGTCGCGGGATTCCAGTACGTTCATGCCGCCGAACAGCACGAACGGCAGGTCGTTCGCCACGTTGATATCGCCAATGCTAACCACTTTTTGTTTCATAGGATCGCCTTATTCAGGTGTGAATCGGAATTAAGATTAATGCAGTGTAATCTGTTTGTGCGCGATGGAATTAATCTGCGCGCGGATCATTTCGCTGATCGGATCTTCCGGACACTGCTCAACAAAATAGCTCAAATCATTCAGCGCAACGTGGTCACACTCAAGCTGCACGTAGATAAGGCCGCGATCGCGGATCTCGTAAGGATCTTCCGGGTTAAACTGCAGCAACACCTCACTGGCACGCAAGGCCAGCTCCATCTGCCGCTCTTCCATCAACGCTGACTTCAGGGTGTCCAGCAGCTTGCGAACCACCTCGGCGTTATCCGCTTCGTCCAGATCTTCGTTGTAGAGCTCCGCCATCGGGCTGATGTTGCCCTTCAGCCAGACATCCAGCGTGTGATCGTCGAGCGTGTCGCCATTAAAGGGATTGATTAACCACATCTCGCCGTCCAGCCACTCGGCGCGCAGCAGCATCTGCGTCGGGAAGATGACCGGCACCAGCGGAATATCAAGACGGTGCGCCACCCATAATAAAATCGCCCCCAGGGAGACAGCGCTGCCCTGACGGTTTTTCAGTACCTGATCGAGCCACAGCGCGTCGGAGAGCCGATACACGCCACGCGTATCGCAAAAGCCCCACTCGCCATAAAAAAGCTCAATCAGTTTCTCCAGTTGCCAGTCCTGAGGGCGCGCCTGATTAATCTCTTCACGCGCCAGACTCACCAGTTTCTCCAGTTCATCGTAGACGTATTGTGAAATGAAATCATCGCGGATCATCTCTGATACCTTAATCATTCCATCGCACAGCGGCACTTTGTTAAATTCGAAATCGGCCAAGGACTCCATGACTTACCCCAGTATCGGTATTCTTGTGGTGGCGAGTTTAATGATGATGTACAGCACCACCAGCCCCAGCAGAAAGGCAACAAACCCCGCCTGCTGGCTGCGCGGACGATGACGCCCCAGCGCAATAAAACCCAAAACGATGTAGATGATAACGCCAAACAGCTTTTCAGTCAGCCATGACCCTTCATCTGTAAACGGCAGATAACCGGTCACCCACATCAACCCTGCGCCGGAAAGAAACAGCACGGTGTCGATGCAGTGCGGCAGAACCCGCACCCAGCGCGCGTTGATAAGGGCGTTATTGCTGTAACGCCACCAGTAACGCAGCGCAAAAAACGTGACGGTCAGGACGACTGCCGTCAGGTGCAGGGCGATCAGTACAGAGAAGCTATTCATGCCACTTGCCCACGGTCAGGCGCTCGTTGCCGCCATAGTCGCGACAGGTTTCAACCTGGGCAAAACCGGCCTGCAGGAAGAGATTGCGCACCGCTTCGCCCTGCGTCCAGCCATGCTCGAGCAGCAGCCAGCCATTGCTGACCAGGTGTTGGCGAGACTGGATAATAATATGGCTGAGATCTGCCAGTCCGTGATCCGCCGCAACCAGCGCGCTGCGCGGTTCAAAGCGCACATCCCCTTCGCCGAGATGCGGATCGCACTCATCGATATAGGGCGGGTTACTGACGATCATCTCAAACTGCTGGTCAGCAAGAGCGGTAAACCAGCTGCTCTGCTGCACCGTCACATTCTTTAACGCCAGGCGCTCAAGGTTACGCTGTGCCAGCGCCACCGCATCGGGCATGAGATCTACTGCCGTCACCTGACAGTCCGGACGCTCGCTGGCCAGCGCCAGGGCGATGGCCCCGGTGCCGGTGCCGAGATCCAGAATGCGCGCGGGGGTGGCGGGCAATCTCGCCAGCGCCTGCTCCACCAGGCATTCGGTATCGGGACGGGGAATTAGCGTTGCAGCAGAGACATAGAGCGGCAGCGACCAGAACTCACGTTCGCCCACCAGGTGCGCCACCGGCTCGCCGGTTTTGCGCCGGGCGAGGAGTGCATCAAGCTCTCTTTGCTGATCGGCGGTAAGCGCTGTTTCGCCAAAGGCGAGAATCCAGGTGCGTGCTTTGCCCGTCACATGCTCCAGCAGGATCTCCGCATCGCGACGGGGGCTTTCGCTCCCCGCCAGCGTGCTTATCGCCTGCTGTAGCCAGTGCTGAAAATCCATTAATCCTGCTCTGCCAGCGCTGCCAGCTGGTCGGCCTGGTACTCCTGCACGATAGGTTCGATCAGCAGATCCAGTTTGCCTTCCATCGTCTCATCCAGACGATAGAGGGTCAGGTTGATGCGGTGATCGGTCACGCGACCCTGCGGGAAGTTATAGGTGCGGTTGCGATCGCTGCGATCGCCGCTGCCCAGCAGGTTGCGACGGGTTGAGGCTTCCGCCTGCTGGCGTTTCGCCATCTCTGCGGCATGGATACGGGCACCCAGCACCGAGAGCGCTTTGGCTTTGTTTTTATGCTGGGAACGTTCGTCCTGACACTCCACCACGATGCCGGTTGGCAGGTGGGTAATACGGATCGCGGAGTCGGTGGTGTTAACGTGCTGACCGCCCGCGCCGGAGGAGCGGAAAGTATCGATACGCAAATCCGCCGGGTTAATGTCCGGCAGCTCAGCTTCCGGCAGCTCGGGCATCACCGCCACGGTGCAGGCGGAGGTGTGGATACGCCCCTGGGATTCGGTGGCCGGGACGCGCTGGACGCGATGGCCGCCGGACTCAAACTTCAGGCGACCATATACGCCCTCGCCGCTGATTTTGGCGATCACTTCTTTATAGCCACCATGTTCGCCTTCGTTGGCGCTCATGATCTCCACACGCCAGCGACGCGACTCGGCGTAGCGGCTGTACATGCGGAACAGATCCCCGGCAAACAGGGCCGCTTCATCCCCGCCGGTTCCGGCGCGGACTTCGACAAAGGCGTTGCGTTCATCGTCCGGATCTTTTGGCAGCAGAAGCACCTGAAGCTGCTGTTCCATCTCTTCGGAGCGGACTTTCGCCTCCTGCAACTCTTCCTGCGCCATCTCGCGCATTTCCGGGTCGTCGAGCATCATCTGCGCGGTTTCAATATCTTCCTGAACCTGCTGCCAGTCGGTAAAGCAGCGCGCAACGTCACTTAATTGCGCATATTCGCGCGACAGGGCGCGGAAACGTTCCTGGTCGGCAATGGTCGCGGCATCGCCGAGCAGCGCCTGAACTTCTTCATGGCGCTCGTGCAGCGCTTCCAGTTTGGCGACAATAGAGGGCTTCATAGGCGTAAGTGCACCTTTTAATTATAAAATGGGTATGGCGCGCTATTCCAGCCCGAGGCTGTCGCGCAGAATATTCAGGCGTTCGTCGTCCCCGTCACGGGCAGCCTGTTGAAGTGATTTGGTTGGGGCATGGATCAAACGGTTGGTCAGTTTCCATGCCAGTTCCTGCATGATGACCTGCGGATCGCCGCCCTGCTCCAGGGCCGCCATCGCTTTGGCAGTCAGTTCATTACGTACCTGTTCCGCCTGACCGCGGTATTCGCGAATCGTCTCGCTGACGCTTTGCGCGCGCAGCCAGGCCATAAATTCGCTGGTTTCCTGCTCGACAATCGTTTCGGCCTGCACCGCCGCCGCTTTACGCTGGGCGAGATTGTGGGAAATGATGCTTTGCAGATCGTCCACGCTGTAGAGATAGGCGTTCGCCAGCTTGCCCACTTCCGGTTCGACATCACGCGGAACGGCGATGTCCACCAGCAGCATCGGCTGATTCCGGCGGGACTTAAGGGCGCGCTCGACCATACCTTTGCCGATAATCGGCAGCGGGCTGGCGGTGGAGCTGATGATGATATCCGCCTCGTTGAGACGGGCGTCGATGTCGCTGAGGGCAATCACTTCCGCGCCGACCTCATCCGCCAGCGCCTGGGCGCGTTCGCGGGTGCGGTTGGCGATAATCATCTTCTTCACTTTGTGTTCGCGCAGATGACGCGCGACCAGCTCGATGGTTTCGCCTGCGCCAACCAGCAGCACAGAGACCGTCGAGAGGGATTCAAAGATCTGGCGCGCCAGCGTACAGGCGGCAAACGCAACGGAAACGGCACTGGCGCCAATGTCGGTTTCGGTTCGCACTCGCTTAGCGACAGAGAAGGATTTCTGGAACATGCGCTCCAGCTCGCTGGCCTTAAGGTGGCCTTTTTGCGAGTCGGCAAACGCTTTTTTAACCTGTCCGAGGATCTGCGGCTCGCCGAGCACCAGCGAATCAAGGCCGCTGGCCACGCGCATCAGATGGCTGACCGCATCGTTATCCTGATGCCAGTAGAGGCTGTTACTCAGC encodes the following:
- a CDS encoding gamma-glutamylcyclotransferase, producing the protein MLTRDFLMKADCRTAFGAIEESLLWSAEQRAASLAATLACRPDNGPVWLFGYGSLMWNPALEYVESATGTLPGWHRAFCLRLTAGRGSACQPGRMLALKEGGRTTGVAYRLPDATLEEELALLWKREMITGCYMPSWCRLELDDGRTVNALVFIMDPRHPLFEADTRAQVIAPLIAAASGPLGTNAQYLFSLDQELTRLGMQDDCLNELVSRVRALLDNESPESQLRPGFA
- the chaB gene encoding putative cation transport regulator ChaB, whose product is MPYKSKTDLPDNVKNVLPAHAQDIYKEAFNSAWDQYKDKEDRRGDDSREETAHKVAWAAVKQDYEKGDDDKWHKKK
- the chaA gene encoding sodium-potassium/proton antiporter ChaA, whose translation is MTTAHETVKTRHKETSLIFPVLALAVLFFWGSAQSLPVVIGINILALVGILSSAFSVVRHADVLAHRLGEPYGSLILSLSVVILEVSLISALMATGDAAPTLMRDTLYSIIMIVTGGLVGFSLLLGGRKFATQYLNLFGIKQYLIALFPLAIIVLVFPMALPGANFTTGQALLVALISAAMYGVFLLIQTKTHQSLFVYEHEDESDDDDPHHGKPSAHSSLWHTVWLVVHLIAVIAVTKMNAAPLETLLTAMNAPVAFTGFLVALLILSPEGLGALRAVLNNQVQRAMNLFFGSVLATISLTVPVVTLIALLTGNELMFSLGAPEMIVMLASLLLCQISFSTGRTNVLNGAAHLALFAAYLMTIFA
- the kdsA gene encoding 3-deoxy-8-phosphooctulonate synthase; translated protein: MKQKVVSIGDINVANDLPFVLFGGMNVLESRDLAMRICEHYVTVTQKLGIPYVFKASFDKANRSSIRSYRGPGLEEGMKIFQELKQTFGVKVITDVHEASQAQPVADVVDVIQLPAFLARQTDLVEAMAKTGAVINVKKPQFVSPGQMGNIVDKFIEGGNDQVILCDRGSNFGYDNLVVDMLGFSVMKNVSNQSPVIFDVTHALQCRDPFGAASGGRRAQVTELARAGMATGLAGLFIEAHPDPANAKCDGPSALPLDKLEPFLKQIKAIDDLVKSFEELDTSN
- the sirB1 gene encoding invasion regulator SirB1, whose protein sequence is MESLADFEFNKVPLCDGMIKVSEMIRDDFISQYVYDELEKLVSLAREEINQARPQDWQLEKLIELFYGEWGFCDTRGVYRLSDALWLDQVLKNRQGSAVSLGAILLWVAHRLDIPLVPVIFPTQMLLRAEWLDGEMWLINPFNGDTLDDHTLDVWLKGNISPMAELYNEDLDEADNAEVVRKLLDTLKSALMEERQMELALRASEVLLQFNPEDPYEIRDRGLIYVQLECDHVALNDLSYFVEQCPEDPISEMIRAQINSIAHKQITLH
- the sirB2 gene encoding invasion regulator SirB2, with translation MNSFSVLIALHLTAVVLTVTFFALRYWWRYSNNALINARWVRVLPHCIDTVLFLSGAGLMWVTGYLPFTDEGSWLTEKLFGVIIYIVLGFIALGRHRPRSQQAGFVAFLLGLVVLYIIIKLATTRIPILG
- the prmC gene encoding peptide chain release factor N(5)-glutamine methyltransferase; the protein is MDFQHWLQQAISTLAGSESPRRDAEILLEHVTGKARTWILAFGETALTADQQRELDALLARRKTGEPVAHLVGEREFWSLPLYVSAATLIPRPDTECLVEQALARLPATPARILDLGTGTGAIALALASERPDCQVTAVDLMPDAVALAQRNLERLALKNVTVQQSSWFTALADQQFEMIVSNPPYIDECDPHLGEGDVRFEPRSALVAADHGLADLSHIIIQSRQHLVSNGWLLLEHGWTQGEAVRNLFLQAGFAQVETCRDYGGNERLTVGKWHE
- the prfA gene encoding peptide chain release factor 1: MKPSIVAKLEALHERHEEVQALLGDAATIADQERFRALSREYAQLSDVARCFTDWQQVQEDIETAQMMLDDPEMREMAQEELQEAKVRSEEMEQQLQVLLLPKDPDDERNAFVEVRAGTGGDEAALFAGDLFRMYSRYAESRRWRVEIMSANEGEHGGYKEVIAKISGEGVYGRLKFESGGHRVQRVPATESQGRIHTSACTVAVMPELPEAELPDINPADLRIDTFRSSGAGGQHVNTTDSAIRITHLPTGIVVECQDERSQHKNKAKALSVLGARIHAAEMAKRQQAEASTRRNLLGSGDRSDRNRTYNFPQGRVTDHRINLTLYRLDETMEGKLDLLIEPIVQEYQADQLAALAEQD
- the hemA gene encoding glutamyl-tRNA reductase, with translation MTLLALGINHKTAPVSLRERVTFSPDTLDQALESLLAQPMVQGGVVLSTCNRTELYLSVEEQDNLHEALIRWLCEYHNLNEEELSNSLYWHQDNDAVSHLMRVASGLDSLVLGEPQILGQVKKAFADSQKGHLKASELERMFQKSFSVAKRVRTETDIGASAVSVAFAACTLARQIFESLSTVSVLLVGAGETIELVARHLREHKVKKMIIANRTRERAQALADEVGAEVIALSDIDARLNEADIIISSTASPLPIIGKGMVERALKSRRNQPMLLVDIAVPRDVEPEVGKLANAYLYSVDDLQSIISHNLAQRKAAAVQAETIVEQETSEFMAWLRAQSVSETIREYRGQAEQVRNELTAKAMAALEQGGDPQVIMQELAWKLTNRLIHAPTKSLQQAARDGDDERLNILRDSLGLE